In Rathayibacter sp. VKM Ac-2762, one DNA window encodes the following:
- a CDS encoding exopolyphosphatase, translated as MRLGVLDIGSNTVHLLLVDAHPGARPVPYRSHKRSLALVAHLDEAGEITERGQRELIAFVTEAAEVAREHRAEDLLAFATSAIREAGNGAAVLDRVRAETGVHLQELGGEAEASATFLAVRRWFGWGAGSILDLDIGGGSFELSMGVDEVPELAVSVPLGAGRVTRDLLVGDPASATSVKAARRHAREVLAEPVRGFLALGRPDLVAGTSKTFRSLARITGAAPSAAGPLVRRELHLVDLRLWSARLAAISAADRSALPGVSALRAPQLLAGALVAEAAMDALGIETLVICPWATREGLIIRRFELLDAQIQREDVQLSAML; from the coding sequence ATGCGACTCGGCGTGCTCGACATCGGCTCCAACACGGTCCACCTGCTCCTCGTCGACGCGCACCCCGGCGCCCGCCCGGTGCCCTACCGCTCGCACAAGCGGAGCCTCGCTCTCGTGGCGCACCTCGACGAGGCGGGGGAGATCACCGAGCGGGGCCAGCGCGAGCTGATCGCGTTCGTGACCGAGGCCGCCGAGGTCGCCCGCGAGCACCGCGCGGAGGACCTGCTGGCGTTCGCGACCTCGGCGATCCGCGAGGCCGGCAACGGCGCGGCGGTCCTCGACCGGGTCCGCGCCGAGACGGGCGTGCACCTCCAGGAGCTCGGCGGCGAGGCGGAGGCGTCGGCCACCTTCCTCGCCGTGCGCCGCTGGTTCGGCTGGGGCGCGGGCTCGATCCTGGACCTCGACATCGGCGGCGGCTCGTTCGAGCTCTCGATGGGCGTGGACGAGGTGCCCGAGCTCGCCGTGTCGGTCCCGCTCGGAGCGGGGCGGGTGACGCGGGACCTGCTGGTCGGCGATCCCGCCTCGGCCACGAGCGTGAAGGCCGCCCGGCGTCACGCCCGCGAGGTGCTCGCGGAGCCCGTCCGCGGCTTCCTCGCCCTGGGGCGCCCGGACCTGGTCGCAGGCACGTCGAAGACCTTCCGGTCTCTGGCGCGGATCACCGGCGCCGCTCCGAGCGCCGCCGGTCCGCTGGTGCGCCGGGAGCTGCACCTGGTCGACCTCCGGCTGTGGTCCGCTCGCCTCGCCGCGATCAGCGCGGCCGACCGCTCAGCGCTGCCCGGCGTCTCCGCTCTGCGGGCTCCGCAGCTGCTCGCGGGCGCTCTCGTCGCGGAGGCGGCCATGGACGCCCTCGGCATCGAGACGCTGGTGATCTGCCCCTGGGCCACCCGCGAGGGGCTGATCATCCGCCGCTTCGAGCTGCTCGACGCGCAGATCCAGCGCGAGGACGTTCAGCTCAGCGCGATGCTGTAG
- a CDS encoding aldose 1-epimerase family protein → MTSSDSPAPTVLTLGSESLRLALTTAGAEMTSLRDDEGREYLWQAGPEWRRHAPVLFPIIGRLPGDTLHHDGADHRMGQHGFARDRVFELAGVSADEAVFRLRSDDVTRAVFPFDWTLLIAYAVTGASLRITQTVENRGPSPLGFSLGNHPAFALPLPEGRGEHRIRFAQPEPEGYRRAPENLLLEARHPAPLEDGVLTVDDAHFEEGVMIFDEPRRRTLRLEADGAARAIVVDTGDFDVVGVWKPVGAPFVCLEPWRSVPTPEGWDGDIVDKPRQIVLEPGGRRSLTYSIALS, encoded by the coding sequence ATGACCAGCAGCGACTCCCCCGCGCCCACCGTCCTCACCCTCGGCAGCGAGAGCCTGCGCCTCGCCCTGACGACCGCCGGGGCCGAGATGACGTCCCTCCGCGACGACGAGGGCCGCGAGTACCTGTGGCAGGCCGGCCCGGAGTGGCGCCGGCACGCTCCCGTCCTGTTCCCGATCATCGGGCGCCTCCCCGGCGACACGCTGCACCACGACGGCGCGGACCACCGGATGGGGCAGCACGGCTTCGCGCGGGACCGGGTCTTCGAGCTCGCGGGCGTCTCGGCGGACGAGGCGGTGTTCCGGCTCCGGAGCGACGACGTCACGCGCGCGGTGTTCCCCTTCGACTGGACGCTCCTCATCGCCTACGCCGTGACCGGCGCCTCGCTCCGGATCACCCAGACCGTCGAGAACAGGGGTCCCTCTCCGCTGGGCTTCTCGCTCGGCAACCACCCGGCCTTCGCGCTGCCGCTGCCCGAGGGCCGCGGCGAGCACCGCATCCGCTTCGCGCAGCCCGAGCCGGAGGGGTACCGCCGCGCTCCGGAGAACCTGCTGCTCGAGGCGCGCCACCCGGCGCCGCTCGAGGACGGGGTCCTGACAGTGGACGACGCGCACTTCGAGGAGGGCGTGATGATCTTCGACGAGCCGCGCCGGCGGACCCTCCGGCTCGAGGCCGACGGCGCCGCCCGCGCGATCGTCGTCGACACCGGGGACTTCGACGTGGTCGGCGTGTGGAAGCCCGTCGGGGCCCCGTTCGTCTGCCTCGAGCCCTGGCGGAGCGTCCCGACCCCCGAGGGCTGGGACGGCGACATCGTCGACAAGCCGCGCCAGATCGTCCTCGAGCCGGGCGGCCGGCGGTCGCTGACCTACAGCATCGCGCTGAGCTGA
- a CDS encoding DEAD/DEAH box helicase, producing the protein MPPESTPSSWRARVGELSGAAEAESPPVLTPIGLQFELRRLVRRADDPWRAPASERVTAKTYDADERRDHRLATRPVVRGRGGAWNRTTLTWKSLNFQTHRLSLDPAHQRWFAEFAALHRATRTVHLGQDPDWIHLDDYESPLLWRLLEQAQAAGIPLLAPEKGAVRLAGPAHVAVTVSAEEGALRLRPVLRIDGAEHAPESARPVARHGVYAVEGGDPSSLLLAPASLPFDDEELRLLDHPEETEVPVEDVPEFVGEHLPALRGRVAVREEGVDLVLDDPEPPRLVCTVSFEPRRAVGVGWHWRRSPDRAGELDGTADAALERAVLRRVRSVLGEAGSALVPEPGTSAVLRGAEAAVFVVEQLPQLEGIGGVRIEREGAAPDYRLLTGPLTLTITAVDTESADWFDLGVVVTIGDATVPFLPLFRALAAGGDRIRLVDHSYLSLAHPGLDRLRELLTRADELEEWETGPRLGRHQTGLWNELEELADESVPSDAWRAVLDSALAAGSPEDVEPPEGLTARLRPYQRAGYAWLVHRLRHGLGGILADDMGLGKTLQALAMMLDAVEEAGRAGIRRAPFLVVAPTSVVPGWRSEAERFAPALRVHVVASSREGALDAIPADADVVLTSYAVLRLGGERWAARTWSALILDEAQFVKNPASQTHRAARGVGAPVTLALTGTPLENSLDELWAVLALVAPGLLPPLRRFREEYTRPILHAEAPVGIASPDLSEGRTVSHTEGARRRLERLRRRLRPFLLRRTKEAVAPELPEKQEQTIEVALTPAHRVLYDGYLQRERRKLLGLVDDLDRQRFTVFRSLTLLRLLALDASLVDPAYRHVPSAKLDVLVEQLDDVIAEGRRALVFSTFTSYLDRAGERLRRRGIPFVQLDGSTRDRAGVIEEFRSGAAPVFLISLKAGGTGLTLTEADHVFILDPWWNPAAEAQAVDRAHRIGQERRVNVYRLVATDTIEEKIVRLQERKGRLSTAVLDEGELFARALSADDVRELLAE; encoded by the coding sequence GTGCCTCCCGAGTCGACCCCCTCCTCCTGGCGCGCCCGCGTCGGCGAGCTCAGCGGAGCCGCCGAGGCCGAGTCGCCGCCCGTCCTCACGCCGATCGGGCTGCAGTTCGAGCTGCGCCGGCTGGTGCGCCGGGCCGACGATCCGTGGCGGGCGCCGGCGAGCGAGCGCGTCACGGCGAAGACCTACGACGCCGACGAGCGCCGTGACCACCGTCTGGCCACCCGCCCCGTCGTCCGCGGGCGCGGGGGCGCCTGGAACCGCACCACCCTGACCTGGAAGTCGCTGAACTTCCAGACCCACCGGCTCTCGCTCGACCCCGCTCACCAGCGCTGGTTCGCCGAGTTCGCGGCCCTGCACCGCGCCACGCGCACCGTCCACCTGGGGCAGGACCCCGACTGGATCCACCTCGACGACTACGAGAGCCCACTGCTCTGGCGGCTGCTCGAGCAGGCGCAGGCCGCCGGGATCCCGCTGCTCGCCCCGGAGAAGGGCGCGGTCCGTCTCGCCGGTCCCGCCCATGTGGCGGTGACGGTCTCGGCGGAGGAGGGAGCGCTCCGGCTGCGGCCCGTCCTGCGGATCGACGGCGCGGAGCACGCACCCGAGTCGGCGCGTCCGGTCGCCCGGCACGGCGTGTACGCGGTCGAGGGCGGCGATCCGTCCTCGCTCCTGCTCGCGCCCGCGTCCCTGCCCTTCGACGACGAGGAGCTGCGGCTCCTCGACCACCCCGAGGAGACGGAGGTCCCGGTGGAGGACGTGCCCGAGTTCGTCGGCGAGCACCTCCCCGCCCTCCGCGGTCGGGTCGCGGTCCGCGAGGAGGGCGTCGACCTCGTCCTGGACGATCCGGAGCCCCCGCGCCTGGTCTGCACGGTCTCGTTCGAGCCGCGGCGCGCTGTCGGAGTGGGCTGGCACTGGCGCCGCTCGCCCGATCGTGCGGGCGAGCTCGACGGCACGGCCGACGCGGCTCTCGAGCGCGCGGTGCTCCGCCGGGTGCGCTCGGTGCTCGGCGAGGCCGGGTCCGCTCTCGTGCCGGAGCCGGGGACGAGCGCGGTCCTGCGCGGGGCCGAGGCGGCGGTGTTCGTGGTGGAGCAGCTCCCGCAGCTGGAGGGGATCGGCGGGGTCCGGATCGAGCGCGAGGGCGCGGCCCCGGACTACCGCCTGCTGACCGGACCGCTCACGCTCACGATCACCGCCGTCGACACCGAGAGCGCCGACTGGTTCGACCTCGGCGTCGTCGTGACGATCGGCGACGCGACCGTGCCGTTCCTGCCCCTCTTCCGCGCTCTGGCCGCTGGCGGCGACCGCATCCGCCTGGTCGACCACTCCTACCTCTCGCTCGCGCACCCCGGCCTCGACCGGCTCCGGGAGCTGCTGACCCGGGCGGACGAGCTCGAGGAGTGGGAGACGGGACCGCGGCTCGGCCGGCACCAGACCGGGCTGTGGAACGAGCTGGAGGAGCTCGCCGACGAGAGCGTCCCCTCCGACGCGTGGCGCGCCGTGCTCGACTCGGCGCTGGCCGCCGGGTCGCCGGAGGACGTGGAGCCTCCGGAGGGCCTGACCGCCCGGCTGCGTCCGTACCAGCGGGCGGGCTACGCCTGGCTCGTGCACCGCCTCCGTCACGGGCTCGGCGGGATCCTGGCCGACGACATGGGCCTCGGCAAGACCCTGCAGGCGCTGGCCATGATGCTCGACGCGGTCGAGGAGGCGGGCCGCGCCGGGATCCGCCGCGCGCCGTTCCTCGTGGTCGCCCCCACCTCGGTCGTGCCGGGCTGGCGCTCGGAGGCCGAGCGCTTCGCGCCCGCCCTGCGCGTCCACGTCGTCGCGAGCTCGCGGGAGGGCGCGCTCGACGCGATCCCGGCCGACGCGGACGTGGTCCTCACCAGCTACGCGGTCCTGCGCCTCGGCGGCGAGCGCTGGGCGGCGAGGACGTGGTCGGCGCTGATCCTCGACGAGGCCCAGTTCGTCAAGAACCCCGCCTCGCAGACGCACCGGGCCGCCCGCGGGGTCGGCGCGCCCGTCACGCTCGCGCTCACCGGCACACCGCTGGAGAACTCGCTCGACGAGCTCTGGGCGGTCCTCGCACTGGTGGCGCCCGGGCTCCTGCCGCCGTTGCGCCGCTTCCGCGAGGAGTACACCCGGCCGATCCTGCACGCGGAGGCGCCCGTCGGCATCGCCTCGCCCGATCTGTCCGAGGGACGGACCGTCAGCCACACCGAGGGCGCGCGCCGCCGCCTCGAGAGACTGCGCCGACGACTGCGTCCGTTCCTGCTCCGCCGCACCAAGGAGGCGGTGGCGCCGGAGCTCCCCGAGAAGCAGGAGCAGACGATCGAGGTCGCGCTGACCCCCGCCCACCGGGTGCTCTACGACGGCTACCTCCAGCGCGAGCGGCGGAAGCTCCTGGGTCTAGTCGACGACCTCGACCGGCAGCGCTTCACGGTGTTCCGATCGCTCACCCTCCTGCGCCTGCTCGCGCTCGACGCGTCCCTGGTCGACCCGGCCTACCGGCACGTCCCGTCCGCGAAGCTCGACGTGCTCGTCGAGCAGCTCGACGACGTGATCGCGGAAGGCCGTCGGGCCCTCGTCTTCAGCACCTTCACCTCGTACCTGGATCGGGCGGGGGAGCGGCTGCGTCGGCGCGGCATCCCGTTCGTGCAGCTCGACGGCTCCACGCGGGACCGCGCGGGAGTGATCGAGGAGTTCCGCTCCGGAGCCGCGCCCGTCTTCCTGATCAGCCTGAAGGCGGGCGGCACCGGGCTCACCCTCACCGAGGCCGACCACGTCTTCATCCTCGACCCGTGGTGGAACCCGGCGGCCGAGGCGCAGGCCGTCGACCGCGCGCACCGCATCGGCCAGGAGCGGCGGGTGAACGTGTACCGGCTGGTGGCGACGGACACGATCGAGGAGAAGATCGTGCGCCTCCAGGAGCGCAAGGGCCGCCTCAGCACGGCGGTGCTCGACGAGGGCGAGCTCTTCGCCCGGGCGCTGTCGGCCGACGACGTCCGCGAACTGCTGGCCGAGTGA
- a CDS encoding TetR/AcrR family transcriptional regulator, producing the protein MTPARLASVPAAESPSALGSADPRARRTRRRVFDAVERLVMQSDGERAEGIAVSDIVREAGISRSSFYAHFDDAAGVASALLRQDLVVADVAEGDPADRSGADALQRGYSRLVERLVDRHAFHARLRARASARVASDDAVLDTALALHREVLARVDVPAAVDPELTAVFAAGGVLSVVGAWLAGSLDGTDEELVEHLVALLPAWLAAAPLRPLDSSLPPRPTTKGTT; encoded by the coding sequence ATGACTCCCGCCCGCCTCGCCTCCGTGCCCGCGGCGGAGTCCCCCTCGGCGCTCGGCTCCGCCGATCCGCGAGCCCGGCGCACCCGCCGCCGCGTGTTCGACGCGGTCGAGCGGCTCGTCATGCAGAGCGACGGCGAGAGGGCCGAGGGCATCGCGGTGAGCGACATCGTGCGCGAGGCCGGGATCAGCCGCAGCTCGTTCTACGCCCACTTCGACGACGCGGCGGGAGTCGCCTCCGCGCTGCTCCGCCAGGACCTCGTGGTCGCCGACGTCGCCGAGGGCGATCCCGCCGACCGCTCCGGAGCCGACGCCCTGCAGCGCGGCTACTCGCGGCTCGTCGAGCGGCTGGTCGACCGCCACGCCTTCCATGCCCGGCTCCGCGCGCGGGCCTCCGCCCGGGTCGCCTCCGACGACGCCGTGCTCGACACGGCGCTCGCCCTGCACCGCGAGGTGCTCGCCCGGGTCGACGTCCCCGCAGCGGTCGACCCCGAGCTCACCGCGGTCTTCGCGGCCGGCGGCGTCCTCTCCGTGGTCGGTGCCTGGCTCGCCGGCTCCCTCGACGGCACCGACGAGGAGCTGGTCGAGCACCTCGTCGCGCTGCTCCCGGCCTGGCTCGCCGCGGCGCCGCTGCGCCCCCTGGACTCCTCACTCCCACCACGCCCCACGACGAAAGGCACGACATGA
- the pyk gene encoding pyruvate kinase codes for MRRAKIVATLGPATSSYETIRAIIDAGVDVARMNLSHGSYDVHEGIYRIVRKAADDAGRAVAILVDLQGPKIRLGKFEGGPYALAEGDVFTITTEDVLGTRELSGTTFKGLPDDVNPGDMLLIDDGKVAVRVTAVEGPRVVTEVVVPGNVSNNKGINLPGVAVNVPALSQKDEDDLRWAIRLGADIIALSFVRNASDIERVHEIMAEEGRKAPVIAKIEKPQAVDNLQEIIDVFDGIMVARGDLGVELPLEAVPIVQKHAVELARRWAKPVIVATQMLESMIESPRPTRAEASDVANAILDGADAVMLSGETSVGAWPVVTVQTMARIVESTEEHGLERIPPLGSKPRTQGGSVTLAAAEVAEFVEAKFLCVFTESGDSVRRMTRLRHGIPIIGFTPEPAVRRRMALNWGVQSFVTPRVNHTDAMFAQVDAVLLREGLAQAGETVVVVSGSPPGRAGTTNDMRVHIVGSSSSADRAENWDH; via the coding sequence ATGAGACGAGCGAAAATCGTCGCCACCCTCGGCCCGGCAACGTCGTCGTACGAGACCATTCGTGCGATCATCGACGCCGGCGTGGACGTGGCCCGCATGAACCTCAGTCACGGAAGCTACGACGTCCACGAAGGCATCTACCGCATCGTGCGGAAGGCCGCGGACGACGCCGGGCGCGCGGTCGCGATCCTCGTCGACCTGCAGGGTCCGAAGATCCGCCTCGGCAAGTTCGAGGGCGGCCCGTACGCCCTCGCCGAGGGCGACGTCTTCACCATCACCACCGAGGACGTCCTCGGCACGCGCGAGCTCTCGGGCACCACGTTCAAGGGCCTCCCGGACGACGTGAACCCGGGCGACATGCTCCTCATCGACGACGGCAAGGTCGCTGTCCGCGTCACCGCCGTCGAGGGCCCCCGGGTCGTCACCGAGGTCGTCGTCCCCGGCAACGTCTCGAACAACAAGGGCATCAACCTGCCCGGTGTCGCGGTCAACGTCCCCGCTCTCTCCCAGAAGGACGAGGACGACCTCCGCTGGGCGATCCGCCTCGGCGCGGACATCATCGCCCTCTCCTTCGTGCGCAACGCCAGCGACATCGAGCGCGTGCACGAGATCATGGCGGAGGAGGGCCGCAAGGCTCCCGTCATCGCCAAGATCGAGAAGCCGCAGGCGGTCGACAACCTGCAGGAGATCATCGACGTCTTCGACGGCATCATGGTCGCCCGCGGCGACCTCGGCGTCGAGCTGCCCCTCGAGGCGGTGCCGATCGTGCAGAAGCACGCCGTCGAGCTCGCCCGCCGCTGGGCGAAGCCGGTCATCGTCGCGACCCAGATGCTCGAGTCGATGATCGAGAGCCCCCGCCCCACGCGGGCCGAGGCCTCGGACGTCGCGAACGCCATCCTCGACGGCGCGGACGCGGTCATGCTCTCGGGCGAGACCAGCGTCGGAGCCTGGCCCGTCGTCACCGTGCAGACCATGGCCCGCATCGTCGAGTCCACCGAGGAGCACGGCCTGGAGCGCATCCCCCCGCTGGGGAGCAAGCCCCGCACCCAGGGCGGATCCGTCACGCTGGCCGCCGCCGAGGTCGCCGAGTTCGTCGAGGCGAAGTTCCTCTGCGTGTTCACCGAGTCGGGCGACTCGGTCCGCCGCATGACGCGCCTGCGCCACGGCATCCCGATAATCGGCTTCACCCCCGAGCCGGCCGTCCGCCGCCGCATGGCGCTGAACTGGGGCGTCCAGTCCTTCGTCACGCCGCGCGTCAACCACACCGACGCGATGTTCGCGCAGGTGGACGCGGTGCTGCTCCGCGAGGGCCTCGCCCAGGCGGGCGAGACCGTGGTCGTCGTCTCCGGATCGCCCCCCGGGCGCGCCGGCACGACGAACGACATGCGGGTGCACATCGTCGGCTCGTCCAGCTCGGCCGACAGGGCCGAGAACTGGGACCACTGA
- a CDS encoding oxygenase MpaB family protein, with translation MRRRRPRPRADWIVALEKGDDAGLFGPGSAVWAVNGGLPTMIAGVRALLMQTLHAGAMAGVHDHSRYREDPMGRLDNTVRWVLTTSFGDTAAASGAARWVTGVHERIVGSYEDAGGRERSYSAQDPRLLLWVHDAFTDAFLGAHEIWGGRIPGGPDAYVREWAASGRLLGVQDPPESVAELRAQLAGFAGELKPDARVHEAVGFLRDIRLPGEAGVVYPLLFAGAVASLSPEVRRLLGLRRPWWPAITANRLLFVFLGRYLGRVSPSEQAAIDRIAGLDQVRTGA, from the coding sequence ATGAGACGCCGCCGCCCCCGCCCCCGCGCCGACTGGATCGTGGCCCTCGAGAAGGGCGACGACGCCGGGCTCTTCGGACCGGGCAGCGCGGTCTGGGCGGTCAACGGCGGCCTGCCCACGATGATCGCCGGAGTGCGGGCTCTGCTCATGCAGACCCTCCACGCCGGAGCGATGGCCGGTGTCCACGACCACTCCCGCTACCGCGAGGACCCGATGGGCCGGCTCGACAACACGGTCCGCTGGGTCCTGACCACCAGCTTCGGCGACACCGCCGCGGCGAGCGGAGCGGCGCGCTGGGTGACCGGCGTGCACGAGCGGATCGTCGGCTCCTACGAGGACGCCGGCGGGCGCGAGCGCTCCTACTCGGCGCAGGACCCCCGCCTGCTGCTCTGGGTGCACGACGCCTTCACCGACGCGTTCCTCGGCGCCCACGAGATCTGGGGCGGACGGATCCCCGGCGGCCCCGACGCCTACGTGCGCGAGTGGGCCGCCTCCGGCCGGCTGCTCGGAGTGCAGGATCCGCCCGAGAGCGTCGCGGAGCTCCGCGCGCAGCTCGCCGGATTCGCGGGCGAGCTCAAGCCCGACGCACGCGTGCACGAGGCGGTCGGGTTCCTCCGCGACATCCGGCTGCCGGGCGAGGCGGGCGTGGTCTACCCGCTGCTGTTCGCCGGCGCGGTCGCCTCGCTCAGCCCCGAGGTGCGGAGGCTCCTGGGCCTCCGGCGCCCGTGGTGGCCCGCGATCACGGCGAACCGCCTGCTGTTCGTGTTCCTGGGCCGGTATCTCGGCCGGGTCTCGCCGAGCGAGCAGGCCGCGATCGACCGCATCGCCGGCCTCGACCAGGTTCGCACCGGCGCCTGA
- a CDS encoding glutamate synthase subunit beta, which produces MADPKGFLKVQDRELPKRRPVSVRLMDWKEVYEQGDSAVLRRQAGRCMDCGIPFCHKGCPLGNLIPEWNDLMWRGEGRQAIERLHATNNFPEFTGRLCPAPCESSCVLGINQPAVTIKQIEVSIIDQAFGNDWVQPHPPERLTGKTVAVVGSGPAGLAAAQQLTRAGHTVAVYERDDRIGGLLRYGIPDFKMEKKHLELRLNQMKAEGTRFRAGVDIGSDITWDDLRARYDAVVVATGALVPRDLPIPGRDLDGVHFAMEYLVQSNRAIAGDRVFEQISAEGKHVVVLGGGDTGADCIGTAHRQKAASVTNLAIGQQPPSQRPDSQPWPMDPTVFEVSSAHEEGGERMFLASTVEFLANEGGEVRAVRVAETEYLDGRRVPKAGTEREIPADLVLLALGFTGPEADHLGRQLDVPFTERGNVARGDAFETTVPGVFVAGDAGRGQSLIVWAIAEGRSVAAEVDRYLEGTTQLPAPVGPDDRGFTL; this is translated from the coding sequence GTGGCTGATCCCAAGGGGTTCCTGAAGGTGCAGGACCGGGAGCTGCCCAAGCGGCGTCCCGTGTCCGTCCGCCTGATGGACTGGAAAGAGGTCTACGAGCAGGGCGACTCCGCCGTGCTGCGCCGGCAGGCGGGCCGCTGCATGGACTGCGGCATCCCGTTCTGCCACAAGGGCTGCCCGCTGGGGAACCTGATCCCCGAGTGGAACGACCTGATGTGGCGCGGCGAGGGCCGCCAGGCGATCGAGCGCCTGCACGCGACGAACAACTTCCCGGAGTTCACGGGCCGGCTCTGCCCGGCGCCGTGCGAGTCGTCCTGCGTGCTCGGCATCAATCAGCCCGCCGTCACGATCAAGCAGATCGAGGTCTCGATCATCGATCAGGCCTTCGGCAACGACTGGGTGCAGCCGCACCCGCCGGAGCGCCTGACCGGCAAGACCGTCGCGGTCGTCGGCTCCGGCCCGGCGGGGCTCGCCGCCGCTCAGCAGCTCACCCGCGCCGGGCACACCGTCGCGGTCTACGAGCGCGACGACCGCATCGGCGGCCTCCTGCGCTACGGGATCCCGGACTTCAAGATGGAGAAGAAGCACCTCGAGCTCCGCCTGAACCAGATGAAGGCCGAGGGCACCCGGTTCCGCGCGGGCGTCGACATCGGCTCCGACATCACCTGGGACGACCTGCGGGCGCGCTACGACGCGGTCGTGGTCGCCACCGGTGCTCTCGTTCCGCGCGACCTGCCGATCCCGGGGCGCGACCTCGACGGCGTGCACTTCGCCATGGAGTACCTCGTGCAGTCGAACCGCGCGATCGCGGGCGACCGCGTCTTCGAGCAGATCTCGGCCGAGGGCAAGCACGTCGTCGTCCTGGGCGGAGGCGACACCGGAGCGGACTGCATCGGCACCGCCCACCGCCAGAAGGCCGCGTCGGTCACGAACCTGGCGATCGGGCAGCAGCCGCCGTCGCAGCGCCCGGACAGCCAGCCCTGGCCGATGGACCCGACCGTGTTCGAGGTCTCGAGCGCCCACGAGGAGGGCGGGGAGCGGATGTTCCTCGCGTCGACCGTGGAGTTCCTCGCGAACGAGGGCGGCGAGGTCCGCGCGGTGCGCGTGGCCGAGACCGAGTACCTCGACGGACGCCGCGTTCCCAAGGCGGGCACCGAGCGCGAGATCCCGGCCGACCTGGTCCTGCTCGCCCTCGGCTTCACCGGCCCGGAGGCGGACCACCTCGGCCGCCAGCTCGACGTCCCCTTCACCGAGCGCGGCAACGTCGCGCGCGGCGACGCCTTCGAGACGACCGTCCCCGGCGTCTTCGTGGCCGGCGACGCCGGGCGCGGCCAGTCCCTGATCGTCTGGGCGATCGCCGAGGGCCGCTCCGTCGCGGCCGAGGTCGACCGCTACCTCGAGGGCACGACCCAGCTGCCGGCGCCGGTCGGCCCCGACGACCGGGGCTTCACGCTCTAG